From the genome of Gemmatimonas phototrophica, one region includes:
- a CDS encoding Gfo/Idh/MocA family protein, with translation MSASVTVKDSVVQVGVLGAGAWAQFAHLPGYTRDPRCKVMAIADPVIERAEAFAKQFNIPHVYASHEELIARHDLDAIDVCTPSATHFSLSWAALEAGRHVLCEKPVAYDYTETRRAAALARSKGLKTKLGFTFRYSPAMRYMKSLIDEGFIGEPFIFNGYEQNSQWLDPQNPLRQVDHTADQREIHVSSLEGYGAPIMDIGHLCMGSRFAQVVGTMKNFIPERMVRATGTMMRMNIDDGDIFIGEFANGAIGSIQTSFVTVGNYPGIEARVYGSKGALICRMVEENGIAETLKAASADSVEFKELEIPQRFYPTGGSPRESWRSLFYSNLTHSFISEIRGDVDGNEGNFEDGAHVQELINAVEKSYRERRWISIPLAADGTP, from the coding sequence GTGAGCGCGTCCGTGACGGTGAAGGATTCAGTGGTACAGGTTGGTGTGCTGGGCGCTGGTGCGTGGGCCCAGTTTGCGCACCTTCCCGGGTACACGCGTGACCCGCGATGCAAGGTGATGGCGATCGCCGATCCGGTCATCGAGCGCGCCGAAGCGTTTGCGAAGCAGTTCAACATTCCGCATGTCTACGCGTCACATGAGGAGCTCATTGCGCGCCATGACCTCGATGCGATTGATGTGTGCACGCCAAGTGCCACGCATTTTTCGCTCAGCTGGGCCGCCTTGGAGGCAGGTCGGCATGTGCTGTGCGAAAAGCCGGTGGCCTACGACTACACGGAGACCCGACGTGCCGCCGCGTTGGCGCGGTCGAAGGGATTGAAGACCAAGCTGGGCTTCACGTTCCGGTACAGCCCGGCCATGCGATACATGAAGTCGCTGATCGACGAAGGGTTCATTGGCGAGCCGTTCATCTTCAACGGCTACGAGCAGAACTCGCAGTGGCTCGATCCGCAGAATCCGCTGCGTCAGGTAGATCATACAGCCGACCAGAGGGAGATTCACGTCTCCTCTCTTGAGGGATATGGGGCGCCCATCATGGATATCGGCCACCTCTGCATGGGGAGCCGGTTTGCGCAGGTAGTTGGCACCATGAAGAACTTCATTCCCGAACGCATGGTGCGCGCGACCGGCACGATGATGCGCATGAACATCGACGACGGCGACATCTTCATTGGTGAGTTCGCCAACGGCGCGATTGGATCCATTCAGACCAGCTTCGTGACGGTGGGGAACTATCCCGGCATCGAGGCACGCGTGTACGGCAGCAAGGGCGCGCTGATCTGCCGCATGGTGGAGGAGAACGGCATTGCGGAAACACTGAAGGCCGCGAGCGCAGATTCGGTGGAATTCAAGGAGCTGGAGATTCCACAGCGCTTCTATCCCACCGGTGGCAGCCCGCGCGAGTCATGGCGGTCGTTGTTCTATTCCAATCTCACGCACTCGTTCATCTCCGAAATCCGGGGTGATGTGGACGGCAACGAAGGCAACTTCGAGGATGGCGCGCATGTGCAGGAGCTGATCAACGCCGTGGAGAAGTCGTATCGGGAGCGACGCTGGATCTCCATTCCACTCGCTGCGGATGGCACGCCGTGA
- a CDS encoding NIPSNAP family protein has product MTRRNIALGMLALALTTSTGFAAGVVVGNRQTDRVYELRTYTTLPGRLPALEQRFAKHTMQLFEKHGMRNEMYWIPTDSALRTTTLIYVISHDSREAADRSWRNFGTDPQWIAVRDASEADGKILARSPERVFMQRTAWSPPR; this is encoded by the coding sequence ATGACCAGACGCAACATAGCCCTTGGGATGCTCGCCCTTGCCCTGACGACCAGTACCGGGTTTGCGGCAGGGGTCGTGGTTGGCAATCGTCAGACCGACCGCGTTTACGAACTGCGCACCTATACCACCTTGCCGGGGCGGTTACCCGCCCTTGAGCAACGGTTTGCCAAACACACCATGCAGCTGTTCGAAAAGCATGGGATGCGCAACGAGATGTACTGGATTCCGACCGACAGTGCCTTGCGTACGACAACGCTGATCTACGTCATCTCACACGACAGTCGTGAAGCCGCCGACCGCAGTTGGCGGAACTTCGGGACGGACCCGCAGTGGATTGCCGTGCGCGACGCCAGTGAAGCCGACGGCAAGATTCTCGCCCGGTCCCCCGAGCGCGTCTTCATGCAGCGGACCGCATGGTCACCACCGCGGTAA
- a CDS encoding PAS domain-containing hybrid sensor histidine kinase/response regulator has product MGTVCFPCRHAENPFPSAIVSVPGPLIISSELLARAAEENAGVLYITDLDHGIVWANAAFVRATGYTLQEVAGINPGAILVAPNTPPLAVTHILESLNRGERVASELVFRRKDGSLFNAALAIGPLKDASGQVIGFQTNVMDISAVRAAERRLSGILEGTRAGTWEWKIPTGETRLNERWAEMLGYTLDELHPISIATWNALAHPDDLPLSTQLLERHLSGQSPHYDFVCRMRHKQGHWVWVHDRGQVIEWADDGTPLWMAGTHIDVSEMIQTAEALRQSRDRAQHVLDTVQSVLVSVDATGCVTQINHAGCELFSLDESQILRRNWFTDLGIFAQGAPLLQRFLRVIGGGVPLAPWTEHVVLTRKAGSRLLRWHHVLLRDEEGTGIGVLSSGEDITELRLLERLSSRRDRLESIGTLAGGIAHDLNNALSPAVMGMELLREAAPSEGALLDLIDSSTQRAAQMVRQLLAYAKGAEGERRSVDLTALIQEVERLIRTTFPKNLVIAVNCPDEIPNILGDATQVHQILLNLAVNARDAMPEGGALVIEVEVMSVDAEAASRVSTAAVTPGPFVHVAVRDSGAGIAEGDLDRIFDPFFTTKGPERGTGLGLSTVLGIVKGHGGFLRVESVAGAGSTFHVYLPVPDQVADAPPPLAVRETSAREQFILFVDDEPLVRSVAMRLAQRIGRGSLTASSANEALALLAKPDHGITTVVTDLHMPGQDGLSLTREIRERWPELPVVIVSGLVTDDLWQQVRAFPRVTLLPKPFSEQQLRAAVELTAQPVLAVTP; this is encoded by the coding sequence ATGGGCACTGTGTGTTTCCCTTGTCGTCATGCTGAGAACCCTTTCCCGTCAGCGATTGTGTCTGTTCCAGGACCCCTGATCATTTCCTCTGAGCTTCTGGCACGTGCCGCCGAAGAGAACGCGGGGGTGCTGTATATCACGGACCTTGATCACGGCATTGTCTGGGCGAACGCCGCCTTTGTGCGCGCCACGGGATACACCTTGCAGGAAGTCGCCGGCATCAATCCGGGCGCGATCCTTGTAGCCCCCAATACCCCACCGTTGGCCGTCACGCATATTCTCGAGTCCCTCAACCGTGGCGAACGCGTGGCCTCGGAACTCGTCTTCCGGCGCAAGGATGGCTCGTTGTTCAACGCCGCCCTGGCCATCGGACCATTGAAGGATGCGAGTGGGCAGGTCATCGGCTTCCAAACCAATGTGATGGATATCTCAGCGGTCCGTGCCGCTGAACGACGCTTGTCGGGCATCCTGGAAGGGACGCGGGCCGGAACATGGGAGTGGAAGATTCCGACCGGCGAGACCCGCCTCAATGAGCGTTGGGCGGAGATGTTGGGTTACACATTGGACGAGCTGCATCCCATCAGCATTGCCACCTGGAATGCACTTGCACACCCGGATGACCTGCCGCTGTCCACACAATTGCTGGAGCGGCACCTCTCGGGTCAATCACCGCACTACGATTTTGTGTGCCGGATGCGCCACAAGCAGGGGCATTGGGTATGGGTGCACGACCGTGGGCAGGTCATCGAATGGGCAGACGATGGTACGCCGCTCTGGATGGCGGGTACCCACATCGATGTGTCGGAAATGATCCAAACGGCCGAGGCGCTTCGGCAATCGCGTGATCGGGCGCAGCATGTGCTGGATACGGTGCAATCCGTTCTCGTCTCCGTGGATGCCACTGGCTGCGTCACCCAGATCAACCACGCCGGCTGCGAGCTGTTTTCCCTCGACGAATCGCAAATTCTGCGGCGGAACTGGTTTACCGACCTCGGTATCTTCGCGCAGGGTGCCCCGCTGCTGCAGCGATTCCTGAGGGTCATTGGCGGCGGCGTTCCCCTTGCGCCGTGGACCGAACATGTCGTGCTCACCCGCAAGGCCGGTAGCCGCTTGCTTCGCTGGCACCATGTCCTGTTGCGCGACGAAGAGGGGACCGGGATCGGCGTCCTCAGTAGTGGGGAAGACATCACCGAGTTGCGTCTATTGGAGCGCCTGAGTTCTCGGCGGGATCGACTGGAGTCCATTGGGACATTGGCGGGCGGAATCGCGCACGATCTCAACAACGCCTTGTCCCCCGCCGTCATGGGAATGGAGCTCCTGCGGGAAGCGGCGCCCTCCGAAGGGGCCCTGCTGGATCTGATCGATTCCAGTACACAGCGCGCCGCCCAGATGGTTCGCCAATTACTGGCCTATGCCAAAGGAGCCGAAGGAGAACGGCGGTCCGTGGATCTCACCGCATTGATCCAGGAAGTCGAACGTCTCATCCGTACCACGTTCCCCAAGAATCTCGTGATCGCGGTGAACTGTCCGGACGAGATTCCCAACATCCTCGGCGATGCCACGCAGGTGCACCAGATCCTCCTCAACCTCGCGGTGAACGCCCGTGATGCCATGCCGGAAGGTGGCGCACTCGTGATCGAGGTAGAGGTCATGTCGGTTGATGCCGAAGCGGCGTCGCGGGTGAGTACCGCGGCCGTTACCCCCGGGCCATTTGTGCATGTTGCCGTGCGGGACTCGGGTGCCGGAATTGCGGAAGGCGATCTCGATCGCATCTTCGATCCGTTCTTCACGACCAAAGGGCCCGAGCGCGGCACGGGCTTGGGACTGTCCACTGTGCTTGGCATTGTCAAAGGGCATGGCGGCTTCCTTCGCGTGGAAAGCGTGGCCGGGGCCGGAAGTACCTTTCACGTATACCTGCCAGTCCCCGACCAGGTCGCCGACGCTCCACCACCCCTGGCGGTGCGCGAAACATCGGCAAGAGAGCAATTCATTCTCTTCGTGGATGACGAACCGCTGGTCCGGTCCGTCGCGATGCGACTGGCCCAGCGTATAGGTCGCGGCTCCCTCACCGCGAGCTCCGCGAACGAGGCGCTGGCGCTCCTCGCGAAACCCGACCACGGGATCACGACGGTCGTGACCGACCTCCATATGCCTGGCCAGGATGGGCTGTCTCTGACGAGGGAAATCAGGGAACGCTGGCCGGAGCTTCCGGTCGTCATCGTCTCAGGGCTGGTCACGGATGATCTGTGGCAGCAGGTCCGCGCCTTTCCGCGCGTGACGTTGCTTCCTAAGCCATTCTCGGAACAGCAGTTGCGAGCCGCCGTCGAGCTCACGGCCCAACCCGTGCTGGCGGTTACCCCGTAG
- a CDS encoding DUF2202 domain-containing protein, which yields MFLAACNTTATAPAVAPALAANVVAAIDTTLQDERHAESIYLRVLADHGNVLPFFNIVVAEQRHSASLEALLRGRGLPVAESPWTLDNVPRFPSVREACAAAATAEVDNVALYDRFLSFDLPADVRQVFTANRRASIEKHLPAFQLCR from the coding sequence GTGTTCCTGGCTGCTTGCAATACCACTGCAACCGCCCCGGCCGTGGCTCCGGCGCTGGCCGCCAACGTAGTGGCGGCGATCGACACCACCCTTCAGGATGAACGGCATGCCGAGTCGATCTATCTCCGCGTGCTCGCCGATCACGGCAATGTGCTCCCGTTCTTCAACATTGTGGTCGCCGAACAGCGCCATTCCGCGTCGCTGGAGGCCCTGTTGCGGGGGCGAGGACTGCCGGTCGCCGAAAGTCCGTGGACGCTCGACAACGTGCCGCGTTTTCCCTCCGTACGCGAAGCGTGCGCTGCGGCGGCAACCGCCGAGGTGGATAATGTAGCGCTGTACGACCGGTTCCTTTCCTTCGACCTGCCTGCAGACGTTCGGCAGGTCTTCACAGCCAATCGACGGGCGTCGATCGAGAAACATCTTCCGGCTTTCCAGCTCTGTCGCTGA
- the trxA gene encoding thioredoxin produces MSDSAWVANATTETFEALVLAPSHRTPVLVDFWAAWCAPCRALGPVLEKLAEEYAGGFLMVKVDTDREQQLASAFKIASLPTVALFKDGKATATFLGAQPEGKIRAFLRQNGVEAGGEVPTWSEVPAERVAQIRDALGQHPTRSPLQLELAVALLDVDGDQEAGTLLEGLPADLYGSPQAVRARARISLRRRVHDRDPGDRIRLGAQALLDGRADEGISHLLDALRDDKSDESPARLALVDGLQLIDDDEVVRGARRRMASVLFS; encoded by the coding sequence GTGTCTGATTCTGCGTGGGTTGCAAACGCCACCACCGAAACGTTCGAAGCACTCGTGCTTGCCCCATCACACCGCACGCCGGTGCTGGTGGACTTCTGGGCCGCGTGGTGCGCCCCCTGTCGAGCCCTTGGGCCCGTGCTTGAGAAGCTCGCGGAGGAGTACGCGGGCGGGTTCCTGATGGTCAAGGTGGATACTGACCGGGAACAGCAGCTGGCATCGGCATTCAAGATCGCTTCGCTTCCTACGGTCGCGCTCTTCAAAGACGGCAAAGCAACGGCGACCTTTCTGGGAGCACAGCCGGAAGGAAAGATCCGCGCCTTTCTGCGACAGAACGGTGTGGAGGCCGGTGGCGAGGTGCCCACATGGTCGGAGGTGCCCGCCGAACGTGTGGCGCAGATTCGCGACGCCTTGGGGCAGCATCCCACCCGGAGCCCCCTGCAGCTGGAGCTGGCAGTGGCGCTGCTCGACGTGGATGGCGACCAGGAGGCGGGGACGCTTCTTGAAGGACTGCCTGCTGACCTGTACGGAAGTCCGCAGGCGGTGCGTGCGCGTGCGCGCATCTCACTCCGCCGGCGGGTGCATGACCGCGACCCCGGGGACCGTATACGCCTTGGCGCTCAGGCGCTACTTGACGGGCGCGCGGACGAGGGCATTTCGCACTTGCTGGACGCGCTCCGCGATGACAAGAGCGATGAGAGTCCGGCACGCCTCGCCTTGGTGGACGGACTGCAGCTGATCGACGATGACGAGGTGGTGCGCGGCGCTCGCCGACGCATGGCGTCGGTGCTCTTCTCCTAA
- a CDS encoding DUF885 domain-containing protein, whose amino-acid sequence MGRPVSFAAAVDEYLDGFARRHPSIAAGNGLHMHDDQLDDFSAAAIAKEIIDLKNTRALLTSLDSSSLTADERVDRRILEGVIDGWLLEQETLANWKRNPMLYASALSDGVHNLMTMENAPPPVRMRLVMGKLRGVPALVSAARTNISNPPRIFAERGLGMMKNASAMLGKDLDLAFATERGTPLMDSLRTAADSARRVIDAYTTWFERDVLPTASGDWKVGAEAVAQRYRSEELIDVPLAELVALGERELKAYQTQFRAAAERLAPGKDPLQTWLVVRRSHPKRGEVVATTQAIVDSLTQFVRAKDLAVVPEGERVVVAPAQPFALGFASMHASPPLENPPVKSFYYITDADSTQPVAAQEAWLERYNYASIAITSAHEAMPGHWLHAVHMRETPGKVRRIWIGLNPFPQPSSGQDGWAHYTEQLVVEQGYKNSDPRYELAQLSDALTRVCRLLSGIRLHAGDWTLADAQRCFEQDAYVAAPAAKREAERGTYDPTYGGYFLGKRGMLTLRRDVQAKEGGAFSLKAFHERVMKNGIAPIWAHRQLMLPGDTSRVIQ is encoded by the coding sequence GTGGGGCGCCCCGTTTCGTTCGCCGCAGCGGTCGATGAGTACCTGGATGGATTTGCACGTCGCCATCCGTCCATTGCGGCTGGAAACGGCCTGCACATGCATGATGATCAGCTGGATGACTTCAGCGCCGCAGCCATCGCGAAAGAAATCATCGACCTGAAAAATACTCGTGCCCTTCTGACATCGTTAGACAGCAGCAGCCTCACCGCTGACGAACGGGTGGACCGTCGCATCCTCGAAGGGGTGATCGACGGGTGGCTATTGGAACAGGAAACGCTCGCCAACTGGAAACGCAACCCCATGTTGTACGCCTCGGCGCTCTCCGATGGTGTACACAATCTCATGACCATGGAAAATGCCCCGCCACCCGTGCGGATGCGGTTGGTGATGGGAAAGCTCCGCGGCGTTCCTGCGTTAGTCTCGGCGGCTCGCACGAATATCAGCAACCCACCACGCATTTTTGCGGAACGGGGGCTGGGGATGATGAAGAACGCATCAGCCATGCTGGGCAAGGATCTCGATCTGGCATTTGCCACCGAGCGTGGCACGCCACTCATGGACTCCTTGCGGACCGCGGCCGACTCGGCGCGTCGTGTGATCGATGCCTATACCACGTGGTTTGAACGCGATGTGTTGCCGACGGCGTCGGGCGACTGGAAAGTTGGCGCGGAGGCCGTGGCGCAGCGGTATCGGTCGGAGGAATTGATTGATGTGCCGCTGGCGGAGTTGGTGGCGCTTGGTGAACGGGAACTCAAGGCGTATCAGACCCAGTTCCGGGCGGCGGCGGAGCGCTTGGCGCCGGGGAAGGATCCCTTGCAGACGTGGCTGGTTGTCCGGCGGTCGCACCCCAAGCGCGGAGAGGTCGTGGCCACCACACAGGCCATTGTGGATTCCCTCACGCAGTTTGTGCGCGCGAAAGACCTCGCCGTGGTACCCGAGGGTGAACGGGTTGTGGTGGCGCCGGCACAGCCTTTTGCGTTGGGCTTTGCGTCCATGCACGCGTCGCCACCTCTGGAGAACCCACCGGTGAAGAGCTTCTACTACATCACCGATGCCGATTCCACGCAGCCGGTGGCGGCGCAGGAGGCCTGGCTGGAGCGATACAACTACGCCTCCATTGCCATTACCTCGGCGCACGAAGCCATGCCCGGGCATTGGCTTCATGCGGTGCATATGCGGGAAACGCCGGGCAAGGTTCGCCGGATCTGGATTGGCTTGAACCCCTTTCCGCAGCCGTCCAGCGGACAGGACGGGTGGGCGCACTATACGGAGCAGCTGGTGGTGGAACAGGGCTACAAGAACAGCGATCCGCGCTACGAGTTGGCCCAGCTGAGTGACGCCCTGACCCGCGTGTGTCGCCTGCTGTCTGGGATCCGGCTTCACGCTGGCGACTGGACGCTCGCCGATGCGCAGCGGTGCTTTGAGCAGGATGCGTATGTCGCTGCTCCCGCCGCCAAGCGCGAAGCGGAGCGCGGCACGTACGATCCGACGTACGGTGGCTACTTTTTGGGGAAGCGTGGCATGCTGACGTTGCGCCGAGATGTCCAGGCCAAGGAAGGGGGAGCCTTCAGCCTCAAGGCCTTCCATGAGCGTGTGATGAAGAACGGGATTGCCCCCATCTGGGCACACCGGCAGCTGATGCTGCCGGGCGATACTTCACGAGTTATTCAGTGA
- a CDS encoding DUF885 family protein codes for MRSPIDQFLEQYFFRHPVNATFTGMRLHDHELPDWTREARDDEQDEFEAITIALDDTFPQTEDWGTLAVDAIYLDAELARASLDVRQLEFESKFFHDKNPALWTGEALFGVIGLMLRPPTPVEDAFASIAMRLHDMPRFLGDLPDAITEPMPPRWVERAVKECVVGAELLRHKLGMWLDAHGADDASRLWVLEAGEIGAAALDATAQWLRAQPLDDTASTAIGAEAYEILLRRGHFCDDDAASLLRRAQEDMPEAQQRFESMAIEIAGSVEALAEALADDHPDTSGYLAAYADKWDACREFATDHDLVEWGTWPLRYTPIPAWAADAAPQLYFLFYRSPAPYEPRDEHLYLVTPVDASLPAAEQERRLRQWNHSAITLNHVVHHGALGHHVQNWHAATHSTSKIGTVAAVDCASRIGLFQGGSMAEGWACYATELADELGFLTPLEQASEQQSRVRMLARAIVDISLHTGVMSFDDAVEYYEAEVGMAHAAALGETTKNSMFPGTAVMYWLGTQGILALREAVRAREGSAFSYRRFHDALLSRGAIPVLLAAKLLLAE; via the coding sequence GTGAGATCGCCGATCGACCAGTTTCTGGAGCAGTATTTCTTCCGCCACCCGGTGAATGCCACGTTCACGGGGATGCGTTTGCATGATCACGAGTTGCCGGACTGGACTCGTGAGGCACGCGATGACGAACAGGACGAGTTTGAAGCGATCACCATTGCGCTCGACGACACGTTCCCGCAGACGGAGGATTGGGGCACGCTGGCGGTCGACGCCATCTATCTGGATGCGGAGCTGGCGCGGGCCAGTCTGGACGTTCGACAGCTGGAGTTCGAGAGCAAGTTCTTTCACGACAAGAACCCGGCACTCTGGACTGGCGAGGCGCTCTTTGGCGTGATAGGCCTCATGTTGCGCCCGCCCACGCCGGTGGAGGATGCATTTGCCTCCATCGCGATGCGGCTGCATGACATGCCGCGCTTCCTGGGTGACCTTCCCGATGCCATAACCGAACCGATGCCGCCGCGGTGGGTGGAGCGGGCGGTTAAGGAGTGTGTGGTAGGCGCCGAACTCCTGCGCCACAAACTGGGGATGTGGCTCGACGCGCACGGGGCCGATGATGCGTCTCGGCTGTGGGTGCTGGAAGCGGGCGAGATTGGTGCCGCCGCACTGGACGCAACGGCACAGTGGCTGCGAGCGCAGCCGCTCGACGACACGGCCTCAACCGCCATTGGCGCAGAGGCCTATGAGATTCTGCTGCGCCGTGGGCACTTCTGTGATGATGATGCCGCATCCCTGCTCCGCCGCGCCCAGGAAGACATGCCGGAAGCGCAGCAGCGGTTCGAATCCATGGCCATTGAAATTGCGGGCAGTGTGGAGGCGCTGGCCGAAGCACTGGCAGATGATCATCCCGATACCTCGGGGTATCTGGCCGCCTATGCAGACAAGTGGGATGCGTGCCGCGAGTTTGCCACCGATCACGATCTGGTGGAGTGGGGTACCTGGCCGCTGCGCTACACGCCCATTCCGGCCTGGGCTGCCGATGCGGCGCCGCAGCTGTACTTCCTCTTCTATCGCTCTCCGGCACCGTATGAACCGCGGGACGAGCATCTGTACCTGGTCACCCCGGTTGATGCCTCGCTTCCCGCGGCCGAGCAGGAGCGCCGCCTGCGGCAGTGGAATCACAGCGCCATTACCCTGAACCATGTGGTCCATCACGGGGCGCTGGGGCATCATGTGCAGAACTGGCATGCGGCCACGCATTCCACCTCCAAGATCGGCACGGTGGCGGCAGTGGATTGCGCCAGTCGTATCGGGCTCTTTCAGGGGGGCTCGATGGCCGAGGGGTGGGCGTGTTACGCCACTGAACTGGCGGATGAGTTGGGATTTTTGACGCCGCTTGAGCAAGCGTCCGAACAGCAAAGCCGTGTGCGTATGCTGGCCCGGGCCATTGTGGACATCTCGCTGCACACTGGCGTGATGTCATTCGACGACGCCGTGGAGTATTACGAGGCGGAGGTCGGTATGGCGCACGCAGCGGCCCTCGGTGAGACCACCAAGAACTCCATGTTCCCCGGGACGGCGGTGATGTACTGGCTCGGCACGCAGGGCATTCTAGCCTTGCGCGAGGCCGTGCGCGCTCGCGAGGGTAGCGCCTTTTCGTATCGCCGCTTCCACGATGCGCTGCTGAGCCGCGGTGCCATTCCGGTGTTGCTGGCGGCCAAACTTCTGCTTGCCGAATGA
- a CDS encoding amidohydrolase family protein — MRRLSLLRSTGPLLATGAFLALPMFSSAAQARPKAQTAPVDPAVQARLAGERREDPAPAPAKREGEGPFQRLIIRGVNVIDGYGSAPRGPVDVVVEGNRIAQIVSVGYPKVKIDPAKRPTGATKEIDANGMYLMPGLIDLHVHQGTQQKAPESEYYNKLWLAHGITTVRGVPFASFDYSVKERARSEKNEITAPRYVVYQRPGTGWGRGTPRTPDVAREWVRWAKANGADGLKLGAERPDLMQAYLDEAKKLGLGTTAHLQQGGVAQVNGDVATAMGLEAITHFYGVFESMYDNNQVQPWPLDANLQDEQTRFGQVARQWSLVTPRSEKWNRFLKNLKDRDVTLDPTMTTYLTGRDVNHRMYAPWHEKYTIPTQRDFYLSNRENHGAYFYDWTTADEVAWKNFYRVWMMFLNDYKNMGGRVTASSDAGFIWNTPGFSTIEELELLQEAGFYPGEAIRAGTYHAAVALNKPTGLPIERGVVEPGALADLVIVDANPFTNLKVLYGTGWQRLNDETGKVETYGGVKYTIKDGIVYDAKKLLADIEEMGNAQRRARGGK, encoded by the coding sequence ATGCGCCGATTATCCCTCCTTCGTTCTACCGGTCCCCTTCTGGCGACCGGGGCGTTCCTCGCCCTCCCGATGTTCAGCAGTGCAGCACAGGCCCGTCCGAAGGCCCAAACCGCTCCCGTGGACCCCGCCGTACAGGCACGGCTGGCTGGTGAGCGACGGGAAGATCCCGCCCCTGCCCCGGCCAAACGCGAAGGGGAGGGGCCATTTCAGCGCCTCATCATTCGCGGCGTGAATGTGATTGACGGGTACGGCAGCGCCCCGCGCGGACCGGTGGATGTGGTCGTGGAGGGGAACCGGATTGCCCAGATCGTGAGCGTTGGCTATCCGAAAGTGAAGATCGATCCGGCCAAGCGTCCCACCGGGGCCACCAAGGAAATCGACGCGAATGGCATGTATCTCATGCCGGGGTTGATTGATCTGCATGTGCATCAGGGCACGCAGCAGAAGGCTCCGGAGAGTGAGTACTACAACAAACTGTGGCTGGCGCACGGCATTACGACGGTGCGCGGTGTGCCATTCGCGAGTTTCGACTATTCCGTCAAGGAGCGGGCGCGCAGCGAAAAGAACGAAATTACGGCCCCACGGTACGTGGTGTACCAGCGCCCCGGCACGGGATGGGGGCGTGGCACGCCGCGTACCCCGGACGTGGCCCGTGAATGGGTGCGGTGGGCGAAGGCCAACGGCGCCGACGGTCTCAAGCTGGGAGCCGAGCGTCCGGATCTGATGCAGGCCTACCTCGACGAAGCGAAGAAGCTGGGGCTGGGCACGACGGCGCACCTGCAACAGGGTGGCGTGGCGCAGGTGAATGGCGACGTGGCGACCGCGATGGGACTGGAAGCCATTACGCACTTTTATGGCGTCTTTGAATCGATGTACGACAACAACCAGGTGCAGCCGTGGCCGCTCGACGCGAACCTGCAGGATGAGCAGACGCGGTTTGGTCAGGTGGCGCGGCAGTGGAGCCTGGTAACACCACGCAGTGAGAAGTGGAACCGCTTCCTCAAGAACCTGAAGGACCGTGACGTGACGCTCGATCCCACGATGACGACGTACCTTACGGGGCGCGATGTCAATCACCGGATGTACGCGCCGTGGCACGAGAAGTACACGATTCCCACGCAGCGGGACTTCTACCTCTCCAATCGCGAAAACCACGGCGCGTATTTCTACGACTGGACGACGGCCGATGAAGTGGCGTGGAAGAACTTCTATCGCGTGTGGATGATGTTCCTGAATGACTACAAGAACATGGGTGGCCGTGTGACCGCGAGCTCGGACGCCGGGTTCATCTGGAACACGCCGGGCTTTTCGACCATCGAAGAGTTGGAGCTCCTGCAGGAAGCCGGATTCTATCCGGGTGAAGCGATCAGGGCCGGCACGTACCATGCGGCGGTGGCGCTCAACAAGCCGACGGGACTGCCGATTGAACGCGGCGTGGTAGAGCCCGGTGCGCTGGCTGATCTGGTGATCGTGGATGCGAATCCGTTCACCAATCTCAAGGTGCTCTACGGCACGGGGTGGCAGCGCCTCAATGACGAGACGGGGAAGGTGGAAACGTATGGTGGGGTGAAGTACACCATCAAGGACGGGATTGTGTACGATGCCAAAAAGTTGCTGGCAGACATCGAGGAGATGGGGAACGCCCAACGTCGGGCTCGCGGCGGCAAGTAA